The genomic interval AGTACAGCTACGATACCaaggaaatgttttttaaataactcaTCAAAATCTCAATTTTTCCCCCAAGTTGAACACAGATATCTAACATTAAAGCCATTTAAGAGTCACGAAAAAGATCAAATTATTTCCAGTCATTATAGATTGGCTGCCTATCTCAGCCAATAAGTTCATacctaaaaaaatctaaaaatacattttcaaaacctgatttttttttttttactggatcctGATGCGATTGGACCTGCGACATTTCAAAATTTTGTGCATTCCTTGGCTAATGCGACTTattgtctgaaaaatatggtgcGAGCACATAAAGATTTTGCAAGGTTGTCATGCGGCTACACTTATAATAAAGTGCATTAGCACTGTGTAAGATTTTGAGGCCAAACTACATGAATTGAAGCTCTACCGCCTGAGTTTGCCGGCGATGCTGCAGTGCTCCTCCCAGGTGACGGCATCCTTGAGGCCAGCCCGGAGAGCGAGTGTTTCCTTTTGGCTTTGACTCGCCTCCCTGCGACTCTTTTCCGCATCCTCCTTCAAACGCTGATTCTCATTCTCCAGGAGCATCAGCTGCTTGGTCACCCGGGACACTGTTCGGGGGATATGAGTTGATGGAAAGATGTCCAAATGAGACCGAGTCTTCGAGTTTCTGAATTTCAAATGTACCTTCAGAGAGGCGCTTGCCGTTTTCACTCTTGTTTTTAGCATTCAGATCTTCCAGCTGCTCAATCAGTTCCTGATTCTCCCTCAGGACCAGTAAGGCCTGCTGCTGTATTTGCTGGCTTCACAAACACACCATTTTTACGGGTTATTTCCAATAGAACAGCTCATGAAAGAGTCAGCTTGTGTCTCGTCTTTACCATTCCTCCTTGCTGAGGTCTTCGGTCTCCTCGGCTATTAAATGGCGACacctttcattttctttcaacaCCTCCTCCACTTGCACCCGAAGCTTTTTGACTTCCTCCTGAGGTGACCAATCATATCTTTACATATCATTTGGCCTCAATGTTCGGGTGGGGTCGTCTTCTTACCTCGGCGGCGCGCAGGAGAGCGTCTTTTTCATTTAACATGTCATCGTAGGCCAACATGAGTGGAGATAGATGCTTCATGTCCAACTGTGCCGCAAATAATtcacattaaaaacacaaaattcttTGTCTCTTGTGCAAATAACACATTCTAAAATACTGTAATCATGCTTAACCCCTAGGGGACAGTTATAAATCTTGTAGGATGTTTCTAATAAGAAAGAGAGGTGATGGAATTTTGGGGTAATGAAGTCAAAGGTCAGAAAAGTAAATTGCAGGTCAAAGGTCGGGAAAGTAAATTGCAACAGTTCAggaataaacaatgtttttatttatttattcaaactTGCATATGTTGGTAGTAATATGAAACCGAAAAGGTGATGGAATTTTTGgggtaatgaggtcaaaggtcagaaaagTACATtgcaggtcaaaggtcagaaaagTAAATTGCAATAGTTCAggaataaactttttttttaatttattcaaacTTGCATGATATGTTGGTAGTAGTAATATGAAACCGAAAAGGTGATGGAATTTTGgggtaatgaggtcaaaggtcagaaaagTAAATTGCAACGGTACAGgaacaaacaatgtttttttttgcattgcgtTGCTCGCATGAGGCAGTTTTCATTTGCTACTTACCAGCCATGGAGGAGGAGAAGTCATCTTGGGGAAACTGCTTAATCTGGAGATCTGCAACGTACGTCATAACAAGAAACTAGTACTGATGCTCTACTAAAACGATACAGACTTGAATGAAATGGAAGAAACACTCAAAACGAGAAGGGCTCCAACCTCCTGCTTGCTGAGGGGCCTGTATTTAGTCTGGTAGGCACTGAGCTCTATGCTGAGACGATGGACGCTTTGTTTCAGAGCGTCGTTTTCATCCACGAGTTCTTGTGCTTGCTTTCTTACGTCCCTTAGCTCAGCCAATGTGCCTGGAAGAGAGACCAAAtagagtcgtacctctactcacaaaattatttggttcccgaacttttttcgtaacttaaaaatttcgtaagtagaggtgtactttatatgtaaattctaattcgttccatggtccttaCAAAACTgacttttatttggaaaaagtgTCAaattgatgattattattacctGAAGGTGAGGTTTTGAATGGCGGGGGTCGTGCGCGTCTGACTTCCTGTTCTATTTGATGCAGCTTCTCCTCCAGTAAGGAGTTCTTGTCCTTCAGCGCCTTCACTTCTTTCCGATCCTTGGTTATGACACTGACCTCATGAGATGGCCCAGCCTGCACTTTCGGCTCTTTGGATTGGCTGGTGGCTGAACATGAGATGAAATTAAATAATAGGGAAATAGGAAGAGCAAAATAAGTGATTTTGATTTTGAATGCTCACCTGACACATCATCTTTATTGTTTATGgagtctttcttcttctctttcttctttttgttaGCTTTGGGGCGGTCCATAATATTTTTGAAGTGGAATTCTGACAAAACAGAGGTTccattaatattaaaaatgcaaCATAATCAAGTAGCAAGTTACAATTGGAGAGTATATAAATGTACACTAGAGGGCAGTGTCCACCATGGGgagttaaataataatacagagAGAGGTTTAAATGTCCAAATAATATTGAATAGACACGGCCTAAAAAACCTGTTCACCTATTGCGGGAGGCCTTTGAACTTATTAACCACGATAAACGAGGTAGCACTGTACATTATTTCCCCGTTTACGCGTTTTTCGCAGTGTTTGAAATTTAGTGGATTTTTCAGGGGGTTTTCCCCCGAATTTTGCAGGTCACAGCGAAAGTTGGGGGACtactgcagatttttttttttccacagtattcccccgtttttcgcAGTTTTTGACACTGCGgatttttcagggtttttttaattcaaattttgcaaGTCACAGCGAAAGTCGAGGGAATActgcattattatttttcacagtattgcctcgtttttcccctttttttgaaTATTCGcggatttttctgttttttttccccgaattTTGCAAGTCACAGCAAAAGTCGGGGGACTActgcagaattttttttcacagtattcccccgttttttgcagtttttgacACTGcagatttttcagttttttttttcaaattttgcagGTCACAGCAAAAGTCGAGGGACTACTGCATTAATTTTTTTCACAGTATTGCCTCGTTTttcgcattttttttaaactttgtggatttttctgtttttttttccccgaattTTGCAAGTCACAGCGAAAGTCAGGGGACTActgcagaattttttttcacagtattcccccggttttcacattttttgacaCTGCAGAATTTttcgctttttttttcaaattttgcgGATCACAGCCAAAGTCAGGAGACTAcggtgtatgtatatgtatatatatatatatatatatatatatatatatatatatatatatatatatatatatatatatatatatatatatatgtacatagattttttttaaattatgggaTTGAGTGCCCCCTACATATGTGAAATGTGAAAAGTCCAGTAATGAGAGGCTTGAAATGAGTttctacagaaaaaaataattctcttATGGTTGTGAATTTAGCAACCGTTTTCTAGACCAACTTTTGTGAAAACTACCTGGAGAAGATTCCCTGCTTGACAGCGTCGGACTCGACCGGGGTGAACCTGTCTGGAAGACAAGGGGAAACATCTTGTAGCGAAAATATCAATTCCAATCACTGCCAATTTTGTCAAGGCCTCACCAAGTGTTTTAACGGCAAAGCTTCTTCGGCATCTGAACACTTCTTCTGCCCTCCTCGAGTTTGGAAATAATATTCTTCTTTTTCCGTGCCGCCTCCTTCATCTTCTTCCTGGTGACGTCGCTCCTCCTCGGAGTTCTCGGGAGAGGACAGATGGGGACGGGTGACAAAGCCTTCTGACCGTCGATGGCTGAGTACGAACCGACAACGCAAGTTAGGCTGtggaaaatcattttgaaaaaacatttacagcGTAAATAATTATCCATGCAAAAAGTTTGCTACCGTTGGTAGGTAGTTGTGCCGATGTTGCTCTCAGAAATGAAGGAGTTTGATTGGTCGCTCTCAGAAAGAGCGCGGTTACGGGCTGGGGGAAGCGCCCACGTCTGTCCAGTCAGCGATGAAGACAAAATGGCCGCTGCTAAAGCTGATCTGCAgattattcaaaataaaatagaaaaaaaagtggtggaggagtggttagcgcgtcggctccacagttttgagatcgagggttcgataccCACGTCCGGACATTcttgcgtggagtttgcatgttttccccctgctgaagtgggttttctgtgggtactctggcttcctctttttttattgtaacaTTTTTTCCTCACAGTTTGTTTTCATCAATTGTATTTCTTTAAGACATTAGACCAGGGGTACCCAATTTAGAATCTGTTTTGCATGTCTCCCGCCACTAACACACCtgaataatacagtaatccttctAATATCATGGCCGGGATTATCGGAAAATCACGAAATAGGgtcaataacaatgtgcaatatcttagattgtgcaatattttagaatttacctcgccaggacatgactttttatattattattttacttatgttttttttttactggaaaaacgcactttgcggagtagcaccaccaatttcattccacgcagctgtgtatgatgacaataaaggcttttgatttgatttaacccctattataactacattttttttatttctttattcagtgctaagtcctagtagcaagagtgggtaatgcttacgagtttcagcgttgattttcacatttttatgtactttaaaaaaataaaaaataaaaaaattcttcagtgctgagtcctagtagcaagtagaagggggcgtggcttctgctggcgagtttcagcgtggattttcacatttttatgaactttaaaaacaattgttaaataattaatagcgaataatcgagggaagactgtaataataatcaggatcgttatcaagctttttctatgtttttttctgggaaaacgcactttgtggagtagcaccaccaatttcgttatacgcagctgtgtatgatgacaataaaggcttttgattgatttgattgtggacagcttgctgatgagttgatcatttgattcaggtgtgttggtggagataTGTAAAACTGACTGTATTGGGGCCCTTGAGAACCAGAGTTGGGcattaaacattcattcaaatctcaaatgaataaatatgacaGTAAACAAGGACAGTAACTCATAAATATCCTTCTATAATTGAGTATTGCGTAAATAAAGAGAGGGAAAGCAGACTGAGTTGCGAAAAAACGGAAAGGGAAAGGGGTACAAATTAGGTTTCGTGGAGTCGGTCGGTGTACCTGGGTCTTTCGGGTGAAGGGTCAGGGCTACGCGGGGGTGGGGTACGGGGAACAGCCGCTTTGGGGGCGATGGAGGCGGCAGGGATCAAACCATGCGCGATATGCTtctacacacagacacaaaatgGGAGTGGGAGGCAAAGCGACAAAACAAAAAGGTTTGTTCGTGTGGTGGAGTTGTCTTGTGCTGTATTTAGCCGTAAcaattttaaagtttaaaaggtataaaatgaaaatttagGGGGTAACACTCACAAATTGTTTGTCTCTGTCCCTCCAGAAGTTGAGCTTCAACATGGCGGACGGTGCGTTTCTACGAAGTTTCTCGAACTTTAGGCAAAGCTTCGGCGGTTGGTGGACCTTCTGTAAAATGCGACAGGACTGCAGTTGTCGTTTTAATTTGAGTTTATTTTGGTTATTCTCGGTTTTTAGGGCAGTAATGTCCGCTCCTCCGTCAGGTGGCTACTTGTAGCTAGCTAGCTTCCTCGTTTCTAGACGCGTCGCTGCCAAATCGCACTTCGCTTCATCGGCTGCTTCGATTGGCTGGGCGGCTATCTTCCGGCCAATCAGATGAGTGGTTGATTTTGCTTAGCAACCATTTGCTCGTTCACGGATATTCAAATTTTTCCTTTAGAGGGCGACAGAGTTCCACAAACAAACACTAggaacatttaaattaaatacaaaatatacactttttaaaCCTACATTCCAGTTTCGGTGCACTTGTATTGTAACTGTATATAAAGGAAGGGAATCTTTTTCTAATTTCATTTGCTGCATTCATTAGTTGCAATGGAAGAGGgtataaaagaagaaaaatgatattttacgGAGCAAACAAGCTATTTGAAATAACCATTCCAAAATGATATGTTTTTGTCCCTTTCGATTTTATTAAGATTAGACTCTACACAATAAAATTCAAAGAAGTATTTAGGCCACACGAGGAATGACTAATACATACAACAAGAGAATGGAACACTGCTTTTTCTTGTTTGCAATATCCCACCTGGGTGTAAATGCATAAATCtcagaatgacaaaaaaatatgaataatcatAATGAGCACTTTTAAAACAACATGGCACCGAGAGTTTTATACAtgcatacaaacacacaaaaaaagagagagaaaaatacatTCCTTCATGAAAACCAACGtgcaaaaaggttttttttgtatttttcttaaattcaCATACTACACACAACCTAACGGAACCAAGTACATTGTTTATATGACATAAATAATAGATTTGATTATCAAACATGGATAAGAATCTACTTTGTAGACAAAAGAAATCCGGCCAACACTGTAAAAAGTGTCAGCAAAAAAAAGGCCGCAGTCCTCCCATGAATATTTAAATTAAGGTGACATGGTCAGTCTGATTCTACATTCATATAATTAATTATATTATGTTAATAGATACTTTATCCTTATTATAATGGACGTGCTATTGATgtagatcttttttttgttggaatgtttttaatcactccatttattttttacagtggaaaaaaatatgtacaggCATTTTAGTGGCATGTGCAAGGCAAGTATTAAATCATATTTGTGTTATTATTGCAAAAAAACCTCACATTTAATAGAAACGTCGGGGAAAATCGAACGTGTTGAGATATTTTCATAGATTTTAATGATCCCTGTcgaccctcccagtccaaatggattggacgcgtGTCACCGTTATGTTAGcaaattagtttaaaaaaaattaaattaattcaaCTTTTGTCCTCTGCGATGCCCCTTTTTTGcaaatttaacattttcataACTTTGCACATTTAccggagcaaaaaaaaacaacaacaaaaaaatgatttccgtGATATgaccctaaaaaaatatatatttttcccaacACGCATAAATGCAACTTCCCTCTCCTAACATCAACTTTAATGAAATATGATTTCCACTGAAAAATGTATGACTCACATGACGTGGTTTTGGCTAAAAAGTCACGTTATCCTTATAAAATGAGCATttgtaatgtttgtttttcattgggttaagtgtgtgggtgtggtttgtgttttttagtgggttttttttcagggtACCTGCGCATTCAAAAGTGGGTGGCGTCTTTGTAGTTGCTGGGAAATGTCGGGCAAGGCTTGTTCCACGACTGCTCGGCGGTGGGCAGGCTGATGGTGCTGGCGCTTTTCAGCTTGTTTTTCAGCCCCCAGCTGAGGAAGGAGGATTTTTTGCTGATTTTGCGCGACTTGCCGTTCTTGTCGTCGCCGTCGTAGGCCAGGCAGATCATGGAGTACGTCTTGGGCAGGTTGCCGCAGAAGGTGGCGCTCTTGGCCGGCTGTTAAACGGCCACgtaaagatatttaaaaaaaagaaatgtttgcggtcaaattttgggggatttttcaCATGGCGCAGAGACATTAGTAACAAGGTCATGTTGTTTAAAAATTCACTGTATAATTATTCTAATTGgaattgtatcttttttttgtacacaatTTTGACTTAGTCCTTTAAATGAAAGCCCAGTCTTTTTTGTATATTGAGtcattcatttgcatatcaaaaaaatgtaacctgaaaatttaatACCTAGAGGCATGATTTTTTAAGtataatatgtatattataATGAATAAATTTCAACATGTAataattctttttaaatttgccacttttaaagtacaaccaTTTTCAAGAAGGATGTATTTAGTAAGTACAATTTGAGGCTTATGCTTCCTTGCttgtataataaaatataatcttAGAGAGTATTaacacaaaaatgtcaaattttctgCAATGAAAGTTACAGGCTTGAAAAAACATCATTTGTATGATctcaaaaggcatttttttcccttcaataaAAGTCGTAATCCTTCAAGAATGATTTTACATAACCTTCAAAATAGACAATTTTGGTACAATGctaaatatacattttcataCTTTAAATATggtcaatttaaaaagaatttttacaTGTTGAATTGTATTCATTATAATAAATGTATTATACTTAAACAGTCATACctgtacttatgaatgcctctaggtacgacattttcagttttttatatgcaaacgagtgactaaaaataaaacgctttattttttttttttagctgacaCATTTTACAGTGTTGGCCTGATTCCTTTTGtctacataaaaaaatccaagttacaaaatcccccaaaaagtaaaagcatttccgttattttattttgaaaatattgttacggatgcattgattctgactttagaacatcgctaccctctactgggcccTCATTTCATCTCCTAtaacgacaataaaagcattcatacCGGCGATACATCTCTCAAAAACAatcaaattggaaaaaatgctACGATTTATCTTTagcgaaaaataaaaataataataataataactttcCAATGGTGTTTTGAGAGAAAAAGTAAAGTGGGCCTCACCATGGTGGGGTTAGCGTCCAGGACGCTGACGACGGTGATGTCCACGCCCTGCTCTTCGACATCTTTCAGCAGTTTCATGACTTGTCCCACGGCCATCCACTTGCATTCCACCTCGCCCACGGCAACAATGTAGTCGCCCTCTTTCAGCCCGTCGGCCTGTCGCCGACCAAAAATGTACCCGAGTCAATATTTACACTGCAGGTCCGCTTCACCTACTTTCATTGGACAAACAAGCACCTGTCAAAAGTCAACAAGTCTCCGAGATCTCTTCAACTCCTTTCAGTTCTTTCTGACATCTTATTATTGTTCTCAAATCTCtctaaataggtcataaataagtaaatcaATAAATACGCGTATTGCATAtttatatagatagatatagatttgtgtatatatatatatatatatatgtatatatatatgtatgtatatgtgtgtatatatgtatatgtatgtctatgtgtgtgtatatatatatatacatatatacacatacacatacatatacatacacacatacatatatatacctatatatacacacacacatatatatatatatatatatacacacacacacacatacatatacatacacacatacatatatatacctatatatacacacatgtatgtatatatatatacacacacacatatatatatatatatatatacatacacacacacatgtatgtatgtatgtgtatatatatatatacacatagatatacacacatacatacatatatatacctatgtatacatatacatatatagatacatatatatacacacacacacacatatatacacacacatatatacacatatatacacacacatacatatatacacatatacacatatatatacatatacatatatacatatatacatatatatatatatatatatatatacatatacatatatatatatatatatatatatatatatatgtgtatatatatacctatatctATACCTATACCTAtaactatatctatatatacatatctatctctctctctctctctctctctctctatatatatatatagatatagttaTAGTGATTACGAATGAGAGTTTGTACTCACAGCAACAGGGCTGAGAGGATCCAGAGAGACCACCTGGACCGGCGCGTCCCCCTTCAGGGTGAAGCCCAGATCTCCGTCCTCCGTTCGGAGATGCACCGTCCGAGGCAGCGTCCAATGCTGCTTGGCAGAAAACACCGACAGAGGACCCTGAACGGACACACATTGGACACCACGGTTATTAAAACACTATACATAAAGTATATAGCGTATTTTTTGGTACATTAGCCACCTCAGcatataaaccgcacccttaaatTGGCCTTAAAAATCACTGTATTtcacaatttccctcgtataagccgcctcctgattcacaatttccacctccatattcatggttttaatagggagaacaagtgttactttgaagggaaaatcttaagaaaaatcatcgcacgtggacaaattttaaaaaggaagtcaggtgagcagtacaaccaggaagtgtgtccgtagcggtctaatttgtcatccctaggtaaaatgacggcaccctgagcgagcaatagtACGCACAAGTAAgcaagttttttcacgttttatgcaagatacggtttatttttctaGAATTTATTCATAGACCTCAAAACAAATtgagtttagcgttttatccgtttatcttttctctattttgatatAAATGACTGTATCATCCGCATTTTCTGCatctcaagtctaatttgtgcgcatataagccgtccctttgattcagtcatcatttttttggttccaaatgcgacttatatgcgagaaaatacggtaatcctgTTCTTTTGATCCAAACggtacagggaaaaaaaaatgaaaagaatgaaaGCCTTATTAAAGCATTCTTTTTGGGTCCTCCTGCTATTTATCTGATGGGAAAATCTCTGTTTCATTAATGCATTCTTTTCTTAAAGGGATGACACGCTCTTTTGGATTGAAGTGGGCCAAACAAAGAATAGgacattcattcgttttccagaccacttatcctcacaaggatcgttgGAGCCggattaaaatgttaaattcaaTGAACAGTGGACAATGTGGACAATGTGAGGATATGAAATGGGGAAGAAAGTTAGGtgacattattttaaataaggTCAAAATCTCTtataaggaaggaaaaacttccaataaaataaaatacaactttGGAGATTTTAGCATTGGATGAATTTGGATCATATTTTGGATTATACAAATTTTGGACTTGAATTACTGCATTGGATGGTGATTTATGATGATATAGTGATATTTAAATAGAATTATATTGGctctagtttttttcttcttttgtttttcgttGAATTGGAACTTCTGAGACGGGGCTACGGCACCCCAACACGAATGGAACGATCCATTTGGACTCAATT from Stigmatopora argus isolate UIUO_Sarg chromosome 2, RoL_Sarg_1.0, whole genome shotgun sequence carries:
- the cep89 gene encoding centrosomal protein of 89 kDa, producing MLKLNFWRDRDKQFKHIAHGLIPAASIAPKAAVPRTPPPRSPDPSPERPRSALAAAILSSSLTGQTWALPPARNRALSESDQSNSFISESNIGTTTYQRHRRSEGFVTRPHLSSPENSEEERRHQEEDEGGGTEKEEYYFQTRGGQKKCSDAEEALPLKHLTGSPRSSPTLSSRESSPEFHFKNIMDRPKANKKKKEKKKDSINNKDDVSATSQSKEPKVQAGPSHEVSVITKDRKEVKALKDKNSLLEEKLHQIEQEVRRARPPPFKTSPSGTLAELRDVRKQAQELVDENDALKQSVHRLSIELSAYQTKYRPLSKQEISRLSSFPKMTSPPPWLLDMKHLSPLMLAYDDMLNEKDALLRAAEEEVKKLRVQVEEVLKENERCRHLIAEETEDLSKEECQQIQQQALLVLRENQELIEQLEDLNAKNKSENGKRLSEVSRVTKQLMLLENENQRLKEDAEKSRREASQSQKETLALRAGLKDAVTWEEHCSIAGKLRRELEQEQSLTRSKADQADLLLHENQSLHTEKAQLMAAVERLRGELERSGQANRKMKRRLSTLKRQKDECLLKEGKTRIYLDTVVSVADRITEERDQLLHMTSTLQQEKQGFISSILNGTVRFGQLQERVKVYRKLASSRLAAAEEAAAGEAASHRREMVHLQRLLGERQQAEEKLLQSKREVEEELKIVWQAATRENQQIKDTLWDSDSIQPAFGQTLSPEPPLGGFLHVPQDFQEQKLDKGDHQDLDFYT